The region AAAAAGTTAATTATCTCTTGCCGGAAACTAAGCAGTTGATGGAAGAACTTAAGAAGTTTACAGATGCGCCCATAGATGTTATGTCTATTTTCTCAACAAGGAAACCGTTGAAATTAGAAAGTCTAGATTTTGATGCGCAGATACCGTTCAAGTTCTGTACATTCTCCAGAGTGACTCCAACAAAAGGTATTGACGATGCAATAGAGGCAATTGCAAATGTCAATCAAAGCGTAGACGGTCTTCTATGCAAATTAGATGTTTGGGGACCTATAGAAGAAAAGTACTCTGATCATTACAAAAAGATTTTTGAAAAGAATAAGGAGTTTGCTACATATAAGGGTTTAATAACCAGTGATGAAGGCCTCGAAAAACTTTCAGAATACTACATGATGCTATTTCCGACTTATTATCCGGGCGAAGGGTTCCCTACAGCAATTTGCGAGAGCTTTATGGCAGGTTTGCCTGTTATAGCATCAGACTGGCGTTTCAATAATGAACTTGTAGAGAATAAAGAAACAAGCTTTCTGATTCCTGTTCATGATGTCGACGGGATTGCGAGATGCATTGATTACGCCATTAATCATCGAGAAGATATCAACAAGATGAAAACAAAGTGTTTAATGATTAGTGAACAATTTAAGCCTGTTGAGGTTATGAGAAATTTGGATTTCTGGATAAGGAAGGAACATAATTTTGGCAAGTGAAGCTGATTTATGTCGAACTGTAAAATGAGGAGAATGTAGTATGAAAAAATTGTTGATATATTTCCCTGAAGAGAAACTGTTTCCTAAAGGGGGGCAGGCGGGGTATTTGTTTAATTTAAAAAAAGGATTGGACGCAATAGGTGAATCTGAGTATCTTCCTATTGATATTTCTTTTTATAATAATGGACCATCACGTTTTGAGGATAATTCAAAACTCCGGAATATGATGCCTGAGCGTATTTTGGAGATAAGAAGGGCTATTAACGATGCCTATTTTCTACGCAAGAAGCTTCCTGTAGATAGAGAACTGTATAATTACGATATGATACATTTTCACTGGACAGAGGAAATGTATCTGAATCGTGATTTCCTTTCAGATTATAAAGGGAAAGTAATATTAACGTAAGTAAGTAATAATCCGTATCTTGACAAAAGTAAGCGCCAAATATACCTGCGGATTTTCTAATCCGCCTTCTTCCGCTATAATTGTAGCTGTTAGATACTTAGACTATTTCACTACAATTATGGAGGATAGGTTATGGCAGCTACTCGCAAAGCCCGTGTTCCTATGGCAGAACAGATCAGGCTTATCAATGAATGCCGCCAGAGCGGCATGACAGATGCTGAATGGTGCCGTGAAAATGACATCGCAGTAAGCACCTTTTATAACTGGGTCAGCCGATGCCGGAAAGCGGCAGCGGAACAGATCCCTGCACCGAATTACGGTCATCATGCAGATCCACTTCCAAAACAGGATGTGGTTCCCATTGATATTGTTCCGGATCATCTTCCGGAGCAGCATGCGGCATCACAGATGCAGCAAATGTACCTTGACAATTCACATACGATTGAAGTGACCATGAAAGATGTGATCATTCGGATCAGCAATGATGCCGACCCTGTCCTTCTTACAAGGACACTCCGTCTGATCCGGGAGACTTCATGTTAGGCGATATCTCCGGACTTGAAAAGATCTACATCGTCTGTGGCTTATCCTCTCGATATTTTTATCCTCATCTTTTTGAGAAGGCATTGATTTTAAGGCATTTTTTCAGAAAAATATGAGGATAAAAAGTCATATGCGATAATGAAATCACAATAAAATCGGAAGGATGTGATTTCATGAATTACGACGAAACCGTAAACAAAGTAATGATACTGCTGAAAGAAAAGGAGATATGTTCAAGTAGCCGAAAGTCACACAGAGATTGCTATGAGTCCCTCAGGCTTTTTATAAAGCAGAGAAATGAGGAGTATTCAGATTGTATTCGTGAAGGTTGGATATCTGAGATCAAAACTGAATTACCACGGCAAAGATGTGCCATATGGATACAGTATGTTTACCAGTTGGAGGAGATGGACTCCACAGGGACTGTTTCCGACCGCAGACTTTATCTTAATCAGTCAAACTATGACAAGCTGCCTTTATTATGGAGAAAAGATCTTGACATATATCTGGATGATTGTAGTAAACGCTATACAACTCGTACATTAGAATTAACCCGTATTTACTGTTCTTCAGGCTTATTCTTTCTGGATGATATCGGGGTTCATGCTATTACGGAGGTCACCTATGACTCGATTATAAAACTGACAAAGACAAAAATGTATTGTTCTGATGATACAAGAGCCGTGATACTGAATAATACTGCGCGAATGATCAGGTTTTATGGTGAAAAGGGACTTTGCCCTATGAGCTATGTTCTTGTTTTTGACTGCCAGATATTTCCTCATATCGGATTACTGTCGGATTTCTCTGATGAAAGTCTTACAGTGCTCCGGAATATAACGAGTGTAGCCATGTCGGTGGACAGTTTCTATAATTCAATCGTACCTTTTATTGAACTTTTAGAAACTCATGGATATGTTGGGACAACTTTGAAACTTGCTAAACATGCATTGACTGCATTGTATCTTTTTCTTGATATGAATCAATT is a window of Enterocloster clostridioformis DNA encoding:
- a CDS encoding glycosyltransferase; translated protein: MRNKKKKIGLIGYLGYATSTPIIGGQMSKTRGIIKQLEQEYPGQIMSVDTSNWKKEVFSLILQCFEVANQCDVVIVMPNKNGIKFVLPFFALLKGIKRYKMAYPIVGGWLTGLLKKHRYLAWAFKKVNYLLPETKQLMEELKKFTDAPIDVMSIFSTRKPLKLESLDFDAQIPFKFCTFSRVTPTKGIDDAIEAIANVNQSVDGLLCKLDVWGPIEEKYSDHYKKIFEKNKEFATYKGLITSDEGLEKLSEYYMMLFPTYYPGEGFPTAICESFMAGLPVIASDWRFNNELVENKETSFLIPVHDVDGIARCIDYAINHREDINKMKTKCLMISEQFKPVEVMRNLDFWIRKEHNFGK
- the tnpA gene encoding IS66 family insertion sequence element accessory protein TnpA, producing MAATRKARVPMAEQIRLINECRQSGMTDAEWCRENDIAVSTFYNWVSRCRKAAAEQIPAPNYGHHADPLPKQDVVPIDIVPDHLPEQHAASQMQQMYLDNSHTIEVTMKDVIIRISNDADPVLLTRTLRLIRETSC